In a single window of the Peromyscus maniculatus bairdii isolate BWxNUB_F1_BW_parent chromosome 16, HU_Pman_BW_mat_3.1, whole genome shotgun sequence genome:
- the Tagap gene encoding T-cell activation Rho GTPase-activating protein: protein MKLTSSLDSKTLNANNMETLIECQSEGDIKALPLLTSCESEDSICQLIEVKKRKKVLSWPSLMRKLSPSSDFPGSLEPELKVPLFDQPLSVICGENDTLPRPIQDILTILCLKGPSTEGIFRKAASEKARKELKEELNCGCPVNLNQLPVHLLAVVFKDFLRGIPLKLLSCDLFEEWMGALEKPSEEDRIEALKQVADRLPRPNLLLLRHLVSVLHLISKNAEVNKMDSSNLAICIGPNMLALKNDQSLSFQAQKDLNNKVKTLVEFLIDNCFEIFGENMPTHSRITSDDSLEHTDSSDVSTLQNDSAYDSNDPDVEPTSAATSPSRQLEGHAGLDNRGPQDTCESSSEPIVGMAARLKSSIGQQDRRFSEPNMPPSQECLMGQMRKQKLTKSEDNFTVPQEASCLEGDEAEDPFTEEVFPAAEGKPKRPVDLKIKNLTQGLASSQGLVPKAFSRASPGKSLDSSPLPSPSCPKRNFFTRHQSFTTKTDKIKPQREIRKHSMSFSFTSHKKVLPGTSSMGSEKSKDFSRDQIRKGFRKESQLAGRIIQENESEIQSQTTLGFSLSRTWALSVDNVFQIVDVRNPGSPPSYEEAIHFQAPGLTAYGGQTVASMRARMLKWNTALPSRLGGDHSEGTPGGHRVSPMTEHWKQSQTVCVSVETRGSSELHRLRTVSESMQEAKLDCLRQQHMVFEVDQLQCAKESYI from the exons ATGAAGTTGACAAGCAGTCTGGAT tcAAAAACACTTAATGCCAATAACATGGAGACGTTGATTGAATGTCAGTCAGAG GGTGATATCAAGGCCCTTCCGCTGTTGACATCATGTGAGAGTGAAGACAGCATCTGCCAGCTAATTG AAgtcaagaagagaaagaaagtgctGTCCTGGCCCTCTCTCATGAGAAAGCTCTCTCCTTCATCTGACTTCCCTGGTTCGTTGGAACCAGAGCTGAAGGTGCCACTGTTTGATCAACCCTTGTCAGTCATCTGTGGGGAAAATGACACACTCCCTAGACCCATCCAG GACATCCTCACCATCCTCTGCCTTAAAGGCCCTTCGACCGAAGGGATATTCAGGAAAGCTGCCAGCGAGAAGGCCCGCAAGGAGCTGAAGGAAGAACTGAACTGTGGGTGCCCGGTGAACCTGAACCAGCTGCCGGTGCACCTGCTGGCCGTGGTCTTCAAG gaCTTCCTCCGAGGAATCCCCCTGAAGCTCCTCTCCTGTGACCTCTTCGAGGAGTGGATGGGCGCCCTGGAGAAGCCCAGCGAGGAGGACAGAATCGAGGCCCTAAAGCA GGTTGCAGATCGCCTCCCCAGGCCCAACCTTCTGCTGCTCAGGCACTTGGTCTCTGTGCTGCACCTGATCAGCAAGAACGCCGAGGTCAACAAGATGGACTCCAGCAACCTAGCCATCTGCATCGGGCCCAACATGCTCGCTCTGAAGAATGACCAGAGCCTGTCcttccaggcccagaaagacctGAACAACAAG GTTAAGACATTGGTGGAATTCCTCATTGACAACTGCTTTGAAATATTTGGGGAGAACATGCCGACACATTCCCGCATCACTTCTGACGACTCCCTGGAACACACTGACAGTTCAG atgtgtcaaCTCTGCAGAATGACTCAGCTTACGACAGCAATGACCCAGATGTGGAGCCCACGAGTGCCGCCACTTCTCCCAGCAGGCAGCTGGAGGGGCACGCTGGCCTGGATAACCGGGGCCCACAGGACACCTGTGAGTCAAGCTCAGAACCCATTGTTGGCATGGCAGCCAGGTTGAAAAGCTCCATTGGCCAGCAAGACAGGCGGTTCTCTGAACCCAACATGCCACCCTCACAAGAGTGCCTCATGGgccaaatgagaaaacaaaagctAACCAAGAGTGAGGATAACTTCACCGTGCCCCAGGAAGCCTCTTGTTTGGAGGGTGATGAGGCTGAAGATCCGTTTACAGAGGAGGTCTTCCCAGCAGCTGAAGGCAAGCCCAAGAGACCAGTGGATTTAAAGATAAAGAACTTGACCCAAGGTTTAGCATCATCACAGGGACTGGTACCCAAAGCATTTTCCAGAGCCTCCCCAGGTAAATCTTTGGACAGCTCACCTCTGCCTTCTCCGTCCTGTCCCAAAAGAAACTTCTTCACCAGACACCAGAGCTTCACCACAAAGACCGACAAGATCAAACCCCAGAGAGAAATTAGAAAGCATTCCATGTCGTTTTCCTTTACGTCTCACAAAAAAGTGCTGCCCGGGACCTCCAGCATGGGGTCTGAGAAATCCAAAGACTTTTCCAGAGACCAAATCAGGAAGGGTTTCAGAAAAGAAAGCCAGCTTGCTGGCAGAATCATCCAGGAAAATGAGTCAGAAATCCAAAGCCAAACAACTCTGGGCTTCAGCTTGTCTAGAACCTGGGCCCTCTCGGTTGATAACGTGTTCCAGATAGTGGATGTGAGGAATCCAGGGAGTCCACCATCGTACGAAGAGGCCATTCATTTCCAGGCACCTGGACTCACAGCCTACGGTGGCCAGACGGTTGCCAGTATGAGAGCGAGAATGCTCAAATGGAACACAGCTCTGCCTTCTCGCCTTGGAGGTGACCACAGTGAAGGGACACCTGGTGGACACAGAGTGTCACCCATGACTGagcactggaaacagagtcagactgtctgtgtctctgtggaaACTCGGGGGAGCTCTGAGCTGCACCGACTGAGGACCGTGTCTGAATCCATGCAGGAGGCCAAGTTGGACTGTCTCAGGCAACAACACATGGTCTTTGAGGTTGACCAACTCCAGTGTGCTAAAGAATCCTACATTTAG